From the genome of Candidatus Nitrosocosmicus oleophilus, one region includes:
- a CDS encoding ammonia monooxygenase, with amino-acid sequence MVWLRRTTHYLFIVVVAVNSTLLTINAGDYIFYTDWAWTSFVVFSISQSTMLVVGAIYYMLFTGVPGTATYYATIMTIYTWVAKGAWFALGYPYDFVVVPVWIPSAMLLDLAYWATRRNKHAAILIGGVLVGMSLPLFNMINLLLVADPLEMAFKYPRPTLPPYMTPIEPQVGKFYNSPVALGAGAGAVLCVPIAALGAKLNTWTYRWMAAWSKWD; translated from the coding sequence ATGGTCTGGTTAAGACGTACAACTCACTATTTGTTCATAGTTGTTGTTGCAGTAAATAGTACGTTGCTTACAATCAACGCAGGAGATTATATCTTCTATACTGACTGGGCATGGACATCATTCGTCGTATTCTCGATTTCTCAATCCACAATGCTTGTGGTAGGAGCTATATACTATATGTTGTTTACCGGTGTCCCTGGCACGGCTACGTATTACGCAACTATTATGACGATTTATACATGGGTTGCCAAAGGAGCATGGTTCGCATTGGGATACCCGTACGATTTTGTCGTGGTTCCTGTTTGGATACCGTCTGCTATGTTATTGGATTTGGCGTACTGGGCAACAAGAAGAAACAAACACGCGGCTATATTAATTGGTGGTGTATTGGTAGGAATGTCACTCCCACTGTTTAATATGATTAACTTATTGCTGGTTGCTGACCCATTAGAAATGGCATTCAAATATCCTAGACCCACATTACCACCATACATGACTCCAATTGAACCACAGGTAGGAAAGTTCTATAACAGTCCTGTCGCGTTGGGAGCAGGAGCTGGAGCGGTGCTTTGTGTACCTATAGCGGCCTTGGGTGCAAAACTCAATACTTGGACTTACAGATGGATGGCTGCATGGAGTAAGTGGGACTAA
- the pdxS gene encoding pyridoxal 5'-phosphate synthase lyase subunit PdxS produces MKGQKVSTQGDNTVVKGSILVKRGFAHMQKHGVIMDVTNVEQAQIAEEAGAVAVMVLDKLPYDVRKAGGVARTAGVKTIEEIMNAVSIPIMAKCRIGHYSEAKMLETCGVDMIDESEVLTPADEENHIWKWEFTTPFVNGAKNLGEALRRIEEGASMIRTKGEPGTGNVAEAVNHIRKLNKEIRLLKAAYLDNDYQEIIKLARDYRVSMEVASEVGRLGRLPIVNFAAGGITTPADASFLMKLGCDGVFVGSGIFKSDDPSSRARAVVLATTFYDNEKEVLEAQKMVDEKKSLIGLDTKNLDLRMQERGPAV; encoded by the coding sequence ATGAAGGGTCAAAAGGTCTCGACACAAGGAGACAACACCGTTGTAAAAGGGAGTATTTTGGTAAAGAGGGGCTTTGCCCACATGCAAAAACACGGAGTAATTATGGATGTTACTAATGTTGAACAAGCTCAAATAGCAGAAGAAGCGGGAGCGGTAGCTGTGATGGTTTTGGACAAGTTACCTTATGATGTTAGAAAAGCAGGAGGGGTAGCAAGAACAGCTGGAGTAAAAACGATCGAAGAGATAATGAATGCCGTATCAATCCCTATCATGGCAAAATGTAGAATAGGTCATTACTCCGAAGCCAAAATGCTCGAAACTTGTGGAGTAGATATGATCGATGAGAGCGAAGTTTTAACTCCCGCTGACGAAGAAAATCACATTTGGAAGTGGGAGTTCACTACACCTTTTGTAAATGGTGCAAAGAATTTGGGGGAGGCATTACGAAGAATAGAGGAAGGTGCTTCAATGATAAGAACTAAAGGTGAACCCGGAACCGGAAATGTTGCTGAAGCGGTTAATCATATTAGAAAATTGAATAAGGAAATAAGGTTATTAAAGGCAGCCTATTTGGATAACGATTATCAAGAAATAATAAAACTCGCTAGGGATTACAGGGTTTCCATGGAGGTAGCATCGGAAGTGGGCAGACTAGGTAGGCTTCCCATAGTAAACTTTGCAGCTGGTGGTATTACTACTCCAGCTGATGCCTCTTTCCTGATGAAATTAGGTTGTGATGGTGTTTTCGTTGGTTCTGGTATATTCAAATCAGACGACCCATCTTCAAGGGCAAGAGCGGTTGTATTGGCCACTACATTTTATGATAATGAAAAGGAGGTTTTGGAGGCTCAAAAGATGGTAGATGAAAAAAAGTCACTTATTGGATTAGACACAAAAAATTTGGATCTGCGAATGCAAGAGAGAGGACCTGCAGTTTGA
- the pdxT gene encoding pyridoxal 5'-phosphate synthase glutaminase subunit PdxT codes for MNSLLKVGILSIQGDIEENSNAIKESFKELEIEGTVVYMKDLKDLEEIDGLIIPGGESTVIGMLLFLKGVQPDLIRKKIQEGLPILGTCAGLIMLSNKAYDKTIGETKQALLKVLDVTIERNAFGRQHESFESELDISYLGERKFNGVFIRGPAITEIGNDVEIIAEYDKKIVAVRQNNILGTSFHPELANDNRFHTNLVKLMVDYNKSRKEK; via the coding sequence TTGAACTCCCTATTAAAAGTAGGTATTCTAAGCATTCAAGGCGATATTGAGGAAAATTCAAACGCAATTAAGGAATCATTTAAAGAACTAGAAATTGAAGGCACGGTAGTCTATATGAAAGATTTAAAAGATTTAGAAGAAATTGATGGACTAATTATTCCAGGAGGTGAAAGTACAGTAATAGGTATGCTCTTATTCCTAAAGGGGGTTCAACCAGATTTAATCAGAAAAAAGATCCAAGAGGGCCTACCAATATTAGGAACTTGTGCTGGACTCATAATGCTATCGAATAAGGCATATGATAAAACTATTGGCGAGACAAAACAAGCATTATTAAAAGTTCTGGACGTTACAATAGAACGTAACGCCTTCGGACGTCAGCATGAATCCTTTGAGTCTGAATTAGATATATCATATTTAGGAGAAAGAAAATTCAATGGAGTTTTTATAAGAGGTCCAGCCATAACTGAGATCGGTAATGATGTAGAAATCATTGCAGAATATGATAAAAAGATCGTAGCCGTCAGGCAGAATAACATCTTGGGAACATCATTTCATCCTGAACTTGCCAACGATAACAGGTTCCATACCAATTTAGTAAAGTTAATGGTAGATTACAATAAATCCAGAAAAGAAAAATGA